A window from Chitinophaga filiformis encodes these proteins:
- a CDS encoding vWA domain-containing protein, with protein sequence MRGIHFSKFEPDEQQGKSPFEKLLDVFTQLLTYTSGDVSEALQWLTELDKEYQLTNEDYGIGDFIQELKDKGYIRENEENGTIQITGKTEQNIRKRALEEIFGKLKKSSQVGNHNTRKSGQGDELNADTRPFQFGDALEQIDMTASIRNAQINHGIDSFSIQQDDLEIQETDFKTQTSTALMIDISHSMILYGEDRITPAKKVAMALSELITTRYPKDTLDIIVFGNDAWQIEIKDLPYLQVGPFHTNTVAGLELAMDILRRRRNPNKQIFMITDGKPTCLKNGKEYYKNSFGLDRKILNRTLNLAAQCKKLKIPITTFMVATDPWLQKFVTEFTETNNGKAFFSGLDKLGQFLFFDFENGKRKML encoded by the coding sequence GCAACTGCTGACGTATACCAGCGGAGATGTTAGTGAGGCACTGCAATGGCTGACCGAACTGGACAAAGAGTACCAACTTACGAATGAGGATTATGGCATCGGAGATTTTATACAGGAGCTGAAGGACAAAGGATACATCCGCGAAAATGAAGAGAACGGAACCATCCAGATAACCGGCAAGACCGAACAGAACATCCGCAAACGCGCGCTGGAAGAGATCTTCGGTAAACTTAAAAAATCCAGCCAGGTTGGTAATCACAATACCCGCAAATCAGGCCAGGGAGACGAGCTGAACGCAGACACCCGTCCATTCCAATTCGGCGATGCACTGGAGCAGATCGATATGACCGCTTCCATCCGCAACGCGCAGATCAATCACGGCATTGACAGCTTTTCCATACAGCAGGATGATCTTGAGATCCAGGAAACAGACTTCAAAACACAGACGTCTACCGCACTGATGATCGATATCTCCCACTCTATGATCCTCTATGGCGAAGACCGTATCACACCGGCCAAAAAGGTAGCCATGGCGCTCAGTGAACTGATCACCACCCGCTATCCGAAAGACACGCTCGATATCATTGTGTTTGGCAACGATGCCTGGCAGATAGAGATCAAGGATCTTCCCTATCTCCAGGTGGGCCCTTTCCACACCAATACCGTAGCTGGACTTGAACTGGCAATGGATATCCTCCGCCGCAGGCGCAATCCGAACAAACAGATCTTTATGATCACCGACGGTAAGCCCACCTGCCTCAAGAACGGGAAAGAGTATTATAAGAACAGTTTCGGCCTGGACCGCAAGATCCTCAACCGCACACTCAATCTCGCTGCTCAGTGCAAGAAATTAAAGATTCCAATCACTACATTTATGGTAGCTACCGACCCGTGGTTGCAAAAATTCGTAACAGAGTTTACAGAAACCAACAACGGGAAAGCCTTCTTCTCCGGTCTGGATAAACTGGGACAATTCCTGTTCTTCGACTTCGAGAATGGAAAAAGAAAAATGCTCTGA